The sequence below is a genomic window from Variovorax paradoxus B4.
CGTGAAGATGGGTGGCGAGGCCATGGCCTCCGGCACCCCGGTCAAGACCACCGTCACGGCGTGAAGGGAGCAACATCATGGGTGCTTCCGACTTCTCGAACCTGCCCCACATCGGCGAAGCGCTGCGGCGCAAGGAAGACTATCGCTTCCTGACCGGCGCGGGCAACTACACCGACGACATCACGCTGGCCAACCAGAGCCATGCGGTCTTCGTGCGCTCGCCGCACGCCCACGCGGTCATCAAGTCGGTCGACACCGCCGAAGCGCTCAAGATGCCCGGCGTGGTCGGCATCTTCAGCGGCAAGGACATCGAGGGCAAGATGGGAGGGCTGCCCTGCGGCTGGCTCATCAACAACCCCGACGGCACGCCCATGAAGGAGCCGATGCACCCGATCCTCGCGATCAACAAGGTGCGCTACGTGGGCGACCATGTGGCCATGGTGGTGGCCGAGACGGTCGAGCAGGCCAAGAATGCCGCCGAAGCCGTGGTGGTCGACTACGACGTGCTGCCCGCGCTCGTGAGCGTGGCCGACGCGGCGAAGAAGGCGAGCGGCGTCACGCTGCACGACGAGGCGCCCGACAACCAGTGCTACAAGTGGACGCTGGGCGACAAGGCGGCGGTCGATGCGGTGTTCACCACGGCCGCGCACGTCACCAAGCTCGACCTCGTCAACAACCGGCTGATCCCCAACCCCATCGAGCCGCGCGTGGCCATCGGCAGCTACAGCCGCGGCACCGACGACTACACGCTCTATGTGTCCAACCAGAACCCGCATGTCGAGCGCCTGCTGATGACGGCCTTCGTGCTGGGCCTGCCCGAGCACAAGGTGCGCGTGATCGCGCCCGACGTGGGCGGCGGCTTCGGCTCCAAGATCTTCCTGTACGCCGAAGACGTGTGCCTGACCTGGGCCGCCAAGCAGCTCAACCGCAACATCAAGTGGACGGCCGAACGCTCGGAGTGCTTCCTGTCCGATGCGCACGGCCGCGACCATGTGAGCCACGCCGAGATGGCGTTGGACAAGGATGGCAAGTTCCTCGCGATGCGGGTGCACACCGACGCCAACCTCGGCGCCTACCTGTCGACCTTCTCGACCGCAGTGCCGACCATCCTCTACGCCACGCTGCTCGCGGGCCAGTACACCACGCCGCAGATCTACGTCGAGGTCGATGCCTGGTTCACCAACACCGCGCCGGTCGATGCGTATCGCGGCGCGGGCCGGCCCGAGGCCACCTACCTGCTCGAGCGCCTGGTGTCGCGCTGCGCCTGGGAAATGAATCTGGGCCAGGACGAGATCCGAAAGCGCAACTTCATCACCACCTTCCCCTACCAGACGCCGGTGGCGCTGCAGTACGACACGGGCGACTTCCACGCCTGCATGGACAAGGCCCGCGTGCTGGCCGATGTCGGAGGCTATGCGAAGCGCAAGTCGGCCAGCGAGGCCGCGGGCAAGCTGCGCGGCATCGGCTACTCGAGCTACATCGAGGCCTGCGGCATCGCGCCGTCGAACATCGCCGGGGCGCTGGGTGCGCGGGCCGGCCTGTTCGAATGCGGCGAGATCCGCGTGCATCCCACCGGCAGCGTGACCGTGTTCACCGGCTCGCACAGCCACGGCCAGGGGCATGAAACCACCTTTGCGCAAGTGGTTGCGGCGCGCCTGGGCATTCCGGTGGACAACGTCGACGTGGTCCATGGCGACACCGGCCGCGTGCCCTTCGGCATGGGCACCTACGGCTCGCGCTCCATCTCGGTGGGCGGCGCCGCCATCATGAAGGCGCTCGACAAGATCGAGACCAAGGCCAAGAAGATCGCCGCGCACCTGATGGAGGCGAGCGATGCCGACATCGAGTTTGCGAACGGCGAGTTCACGGTGAAGGGAACCGACAAGAAGATCCCGTTCGGCCAGGTGGCGCTCACGGCCTATGTGCCGCACAACTACCCGCTCGACAAGCTCGAGCCCGGCCTGAACGAAACCGCGTTCTACGACCCGACCAACTTCACCTTCCCGGGCGGCACCTACATCTGCGAGGTCGAAGTCGACAAGCAGACCGGCGAGGTGCGGGTGGACCGCTTCACCGCGGTGGACGACTTCGGCACCATCATCAACCCGATGATCGTCGAGGGCCAGGTGCACGGCGGGCTGGTGCAGGGCATCGGCCAGGCACTGCTCGAGAACTGCGTCTACGACAACGAAACCGGCCAGCTGCTCACCGGCAGCTTCATGGACTACGCCATGCCCAGGGCGGGCGATTTTCCGCAGTTCAATCTCGACACCGTGTGCACCCCGTGCACGCACAACCCGCTGGGCACCAAGGGCTGCGGCGAAGCGGGGGCCATCGGCTCGCCGCCAGCCGTGATCAACGCCGTGCTCGACGCGCTGGCGCCGCTGGGCGTCAAGGACTTCGACATGCCCGCATCGGCCAGCCGCGTCTGGGAAGCGATGCAGGCTGCCGCCTCCCACTAGAACAACGAAGGAACCCACACCATGTACGCCTTCACACTCGAACGACCGGCCACCGTGGCCGATGCCGTCAAGCTCGTTGCCGCCGGCGCCAAGCCGCTGGCCGGCGGCCAGACGCTGCTCGCCTCCATGAAGCTCAGGCTCTCGGCGCCCGAGCAGCTCGTGGACCTGGGCGACATCAAGGAGCTCACCGGCATCAAGAAAGATGGCAACACGATCACCATCGGCGCGATGTCGCGCCACCTCGACGTGGCCAACAACGCCGACGTGAAAGCCGCCTTCCCGGCGCTGGCCGACCTGGCCTCGCGCATCGGCGACCGGCAGGTGCGCGCGATGGGCACCATCGGCGGCTCGGTGGCCAACAACGACCCTGCCGCCTGCTATCCCAGCGCGGTGCTGGGTTCCGGTGCCACGGTCATCACCTCGAAGCGCGAGATCGCTGCGGACGATTTCTTCCTCGGGCTGTTCACCACGGCGCTGGAAGAAGACGAGCTGATCACCGCGATCCGCTTTCCGATCCCGAAGCGCGCCGTGTACGAGAAGCTGCGCCAGAAGGCATCGAACTTCCCGCTCGTCGGCGTGTTCCTCACGCAGTCCGACAGCGGCGTGCGGGTGGCCGTGACCGGCGCGGGCAACGGGGTGTTCCGCCACGCGGGGCTCGAAGATGCGCTCAACAAGAGCTTCACCGCGGCAGCTGCCGCGGCCGTGAAGATCGATGCGAGCGACCTCAACAGCGACCTGCACGCATCGGCGGCCTATCGCGCCAACCTGATCAGCGTGCTCACGCAGCGCGCCGTCACCAGGGCGCTGGGCTGAACGAGACAGCGCCACCACCGCTCGCAGGCCGGAAGGCGCGACACCCCCGCGTCTTCCGCTACGCTTCGCCATGATCTTCCCGACCATCGATTCCCTTTCCGAAGGCTTGATGCAGGCCGGCTACTTTGCCGACCGCCGCCTGGCCACGGCCGTGTTCCTCGCGCTCAGGCTGCAGCGTCCGCTGCTGCTCGAGGGCGAGCCCGGCGTCGGCAAGACCGAACTGGCCAAGGCGCTGTCGAAGGCGCTCAATCGCGAGCTGCTGCGTTTGCAGTGCTACGACGGGCTGGAGCAGCGCGAGGCGCTCTACGAATGGAACTACGCCGCGCAGCTGCTGCACATGCGCGCGGCCGAGGCCACCGGCGCGGCGCGCGACGTCGAAGCCGAGGTCTATCAGCCGCACTACCTGATCCGCCGTCCGCTGCTGCAGGCCCTGCAGACGCCCGCGCCCGGCGCCGTGCTGCTGATCGACGAAGTGGACCGCGCCGACGAGCCCTTCGAGGCCTTCCTGCTCGAATACCTGGGCGAATACCAGGTCAGCATTCCCGAGCTCGGCACCGTGCGTGCCGTGGTGCCGCCGGTCACCATCCTCACGAGCAACCGCACGCGCGAGCTCAACGATGCGGTCAAGCGGCGCTGCCTGTACCACTGGCTCGACTATCCCGAACGCGAGCGCGAGCTTGCCATCGTGCGGGCCCAGGTGCCGCAGGCCGGCGAGAAGCTGTCGGCCCAGGTGGCCGCCTTTGTCGCGCGGCTGCGCGATGCGCCTTTCGTCAACGCCTTCCAGCGCGCGCCCGGCATCGCCGAAAGCGTCGAGTGGGCGAGGGCGCTGATCGCGCTCGACACGGTCGAGCTCGACCCCGAAGTGGTGGTCGACACCGCCGGCATCCTGTTCAAGCAACGCGACGACGTGGCGGCGCTCACGCACGAGCTGGCATCGGATCTGCTGAAACCCGAGGAGCCGGTCGCGCCCTGAGCGCGGCCGAAGGTAGCGGCCGCCCGCATGACCGGCATCCAGCAACTCGGCGACGTACGCAGCGGCAAGCTGGCCGGCAACATCACGGCCTTCGGCCGCGCCCTGCGCCGCGCCGGCGTTCGCACCGATGCCATGCGCATTGCGCTGGCCGCCGAAGCGGCTGCGCTGGTGGGGGTGGAAAGCAGGCTCGACCTGAGCGCCGCCATGGAGGCCGTCATGGTGAGCCGCGAGCAGGACCGCATGGTGTTCCGCGAACTCTTCGACGCCTGGTTCCGCGACCCTGAACTTGCCAACAAGCTGCTCGCGCAGATGCTGCCGAGCGCCGAAGGCAAGGCCGAGCCCTCGAAGCGGCGCCCGCGCGTGCGCGAAGCCCTCACGGCGCCGCGCGATCCCGCCAGGCCGGCCGTGGTCGCCAAGCCCGACAAGGAGGTCGAGTTCGATGCCGCCATGACATCGAGCGACCGGCAGCGCCTGCAGCATGCCGACTTCAATGCGCTCGGCGCGTCCGAGTACCAACTGGTGGAGCGGCTTGCGCGCGACGTCAGCCTGCCCATTCCTTCGGTGCCGTCGCGCCGGCTGCGCGCGGCCAACGATGCCGGCCGGCAGCATGCGCGCATGCATTGGCCCGGCGTGCTGCACGAGGCTGCGCGCACCGGCGGCGAATTGCTGCGCCTGCCGCGGCTGGCCCGGCGCGAGCGGCCTTTGCCGCTGCTGGTGCTGGTCGACGTGTCGGGCTCGATGGAACGCTATGCGCGGCTGCTGCTGGCTTTCCTGCACGCCTCCACGCGGCGGGCCGGGCGGCGCGACGTGTTCGCCTTCGGCACCCGCCTGACCGACCTCACGCCGGCCTTCCGACTGGCCGACACCGATGCCATGCTGGCGGCCGCCGGCCTCGCCATCGACGATTTCGCGGGCGGCACGCGGCTCGGAAGTTCGCTCGCCGAACTCCGGCGCTTCCATGCCCGCCGCCTGACCGGCCGCCGCACGCTGGTGCTGGTGATCAGCGACGGGCTCGACACCGGCGAGCCGGCGCTGCTGGAAAACGAGTTGCTCTGGCTCAAGCGCCACTCGCGCCGCCTGCTGTGGCTCAATCCGCTGCTGCGCTTCGAGGGCTACGCCCCTTTGGCGCGTGGGGCCAGTGTGCTGCACCGGCATGCGGATGCGATGCTGGCGGTCCACAATCTCAGTGCCCTCGAACAGCTGGCCGCCAGCCTTGCCGCCCTCATGCGGTCCGGCCGCTAGTGCCTCACAGAAGGAAAAAAGGAAAACCACCATGGAAATGCTCGGCAACCGCCGCCTCGGCGTCACCCAACAACAGGCCTGGGATGCGCTCAACGATCCCGAGACGCTCAAGAAATGCATTCCCGGCTGCGACAAGTTCGAGCTCACGGGCGACAACCAGTACAGCGTGGCGCTGGCGGTCAAGATCGGCCCGGTGT
It includes:
- a CDS encoding xanthine dehydrogenase family protein molybdopterin-binding subunit, translated to MGASDFSNLPHIGEALRRKEDYRFLTGAGNYTDDITLANQSHAVFVRSPHAHAVIKSVDTAEALKMPGVVGIFSGKDIEGKMGGLPCGWLINNPDGTPMKEPMHPILAINKVRYVGDHVAMVVAETVEQAKNAAEAVVVDYDVLPALVSVADAAKKASGVTLHDEAPDNQCYKWTLGDKAAVDAVFTTAAHVTKLDLVNNRLIPNPIEPRVAIGSYSRGTDDYTLYVSNQNPHVERLLMTAFVLGLPEHKVRVIAPDVGGGFGSKIFLYAEDVCLTWAAKQLNRNIKWTAERSECFLSDAHGRDHVSHAEMALDKDGKFLAMRVHTDANLGAYLSTFSTAVPTILYATLLAGQYTTPQIYVEVDAWFTNTAPVDAYRGAGRPEATYLLERLVSRCAWEMNLGQDEIRKRNFITTFPYQTPVALQYDTGDFHACMDKARVLADVGGYAKRKSASEAAGKLRGIGYSSYIEACGIAPSNIAGALGARAGLFECGEIRVHPTGSVTVFTGSHSHGQGHETTFAQVVAARLGIPVDNVDVVHGDTGRVPFGMGTYGSRSISVGGAAIMKALDKIETKAKKIAAHLMEASDADIEFANGEFTVKGTDKKIPFGQVALTAYVPHNYPLDKLEPGLNETAFYDPTNFTFPGGTYICEVEVDKQTGEVRVDRFTAVDDFGTIINPMIVEGQVHGGLVQGIGQALLENCVYDNETGQLLTGSFMDYAMPRAGDFPQFNLDTVCTPCTHNPLGTKGCGEAGAIGSPPAVINAVLDALAPLGVKDFDMPASASRVWEAMQAAASH
- a CDS encoding AAA family ATPase; translation: MIFPTIDSLSEGLMQAGYFADRRLATAVFLALRLQRPLLLEGEPGVGKTELAKALSKALNRELLRLQCYDGLEQREALYEWNYAAQLLHMRAAEATGAARDVEAEVYQPHYLIRRPLLQALQTPAPGAVLLIDEVDRADEPFEAFLLEYLGEYQVSIPELGTVRAVVPPVTILTSNRTRELNDAVKRRCLYHWLDYPERERELAIVRAQVPQAGEKLSAQVAAFVARLRDAPFVNAFQRAPGIAESVEWARALIALDTVELDPEVVVDTAGILFKQRDDVAALTHELASDLLKPEEPVAP
- a CDS encoding FAD binding domain-containing protein, with translation MYAFTLERPATVADAVKLVAAGAKPLAGGQTLLASMKLRLSAPEQLVDLGDIKELTGIKKDGNTITIGAMSRHLDVANNADVKAAFPALADLASRIGDRQVRAMGTIGGSVANNDPAACYPSAVLGSGATVITSKREIAADDFFLGLFTTALEEDELITAIRFPIPKRAVYEKLRQKASNFPLVGVFLTQSDSGVRVAVTGAGNGVFRHAGLEDALNKSFTAAAAAAVKIDASDLNSDLHASAAYRANLISVLTQRAVTRALG
- a CDS encoding vWA domain-containing protein, which gives rise to MTGIQQLGDVRSGKLAGNITAFGRALRRAGVRTDAMRIALAAEAAALVGVESRLDLSAAMEAVMVSREQDRMVFRELFDAWFRDPELANKLLAQMLPSAEGKAEPSKRRPRVREALTAPRDPARPAVVAKPDKEVEFDAAMTSSDRQRLQHADFNALGASEYQLVERLARDVSLPIPSVPSRRLRAANDAGRQHARMHWPGVLHEAARTGGELLRLPRLARRERPLPLLVLVDVSGSMERYARLLLAFLHASTRRAGRRDVFAFGTRLTDLTPAFRLADTDAMLAAAGLAIDDFAGGTRLGSSLAELRRFHARRLTGRRTLVLVISDGLDTGEPALLENELLWLKRHSRRLLWLNPLLRFEGYAPLARGASVLHRHADAMLAVHNLSALEQLAASLAALMRSGR